The stretch of DNA GCGTCCCAGTCGAAGCGGGGTTCCCCAATGTCGACCGTCGCGCCTTTGCCTTGCGGCTCGACCGCGATGGTACCGCCTCCGGTTTCGACAGTGGCGGCGGACCCGTGGAGCAGGGCAACCGCACGGCTGGCATTGCCGCACGCCTCAACCTCCCCGCCGTCGGCATTGAAGATGCGCATGCGGAAATCGGCGACCTCGCTCGGCTCGAGCAGGATCAGCTGGTCGCAACCAATGCCGGTCTTGCGATCGGCGATGGCGCGCGCGAAGCCGCTGCCGATTGCGGGCAGGGCACGGGCACGGGCGTCGAGCACGACAAAGTCGTTGCCCAGCCCATGCATCTTGATGAAATCGACGCGCATCCGGATGCGCATCTATGCACTGGGGGGCGCAGCGTCCAGTGGCGAGAGGTTAGCCGGCCTTTGTGCCGTTTCCGCGCCGATCGTCGCGCGAGCCGAAATCGACCTCGGTGACGTTGCCCGCAGTCGGTTTGGCCAGCAGGTCCTGGCGTTCGAGCCGGGCGAGAACCTGGTCGGCCGGTTCGGGGCGACCATAGTGGTAACCCTGGCCCTTGAGCTTGCCCATGCGGCGCAGCGCATCGAGGACCTTCTCGTTCTCCACACCCTCAGCCGTGATCGGCAGCTTGAGTCCGTCGCCCATCGAGATGATCGCATCGACCAGCTTGCCGTTGTGTTCGTCTTCCTTGAGTTCGGAAATGAAGCTGCGGTCGATCTTGAGCCGGTCGAAAGGCAGGCTACGGAGCTGCGACAGGCTGGAATAGCCGGTGCCGAAATCGTCAAGGCTCACATGCACACCCTGGTTGCGCAGCGATGTGATCATCGACCGGACCATGCCGATGTTCTCGTGCAGGCAGCTTTCGGTGATCTCGATGTCGAGCCGGTGCGCAGGGAAATTGTGTTTGACCAAAAGCTTGAGCAGCTTCTGGGCAAACCATGGATCGCGCATCTGCACTGGTGAGATATTGACCGACAGTGTGAGGTTCGGATCCCACTGCTTGGCGTCCTCGAAGGCCTGGGCAATGAGCCTTTCGCTCATATCCCCGATCACGCCGATCTCTTCGGCGATGGGAATGAAGATGTCGGGGCCGACCATGCCCATTTCGGGCGATTCCCAGCGCGCGAGCATCTCAAAGCCGGTCAGCTGGCTGGTCTCAAGGTCAATCTGCTGTTCGTAGTAGGGGCGAAACTCGCCCAGCGCGATGCCGCGACGGATCCCCGCTTCGAGTTCGTTGCGGAAGCGCAGTTCGTTTTCCATCGGCGGTTCGAACCAGTAGAAGCGGTTCTTGCCCTGCTTCTTGGCGTGATACATGGCGATGTCCGCCTTGTGCATCAGCTTCTGCGCGGACACCAGACCAAGCCCGGTCTCGTCGAGTTGCGTGCTCGAGGCGATC from Erythrobacter mangrovi encodes:
- a CDS encoding putative bifunctional diguanylate cyclase/phosphodiesterase, with the translated sequence MAAGTKFQESGHGSGSRRFTRSGEHDLVTLGIALAAIILFVGTAGVALPALVRAWFGNSPSPDLALTNALLLNIALILLGWNRYKALNSELVQRRQSEQEARRLADIDHLTGCHNRRSLTIALGDLLDEYPRGDRALAAIAVDLDNFKQVNDLNGHQAGDEVLRAVAARILKLLPEGGLVARLGGDEFVCVVPYHQQVPDRIDQLANQMIDTVAKPVQYEGVSIDVTMSIGIASSTQLDETGLGLVSAQKLMHKADIAMYHAKKQGKNRFYWFEPPMENELRFRNELEAGIRRGIALGEFRPYYEQQIDLETSQLTGFEMLARWESPEMGMVGPDIFIPIAEEIGVIGDMSERLIAQAFEDAKQWDPNLTLSVNISPVQMRDPWFAQKLLKLLVKHNFPAHRLDIEITESCLHENIGMVRSMITSLRNQGVHVSLDDFGTGYSSLSQLRSLPFDRLKIDRSFISELKEDEHNGKLVDAIISMGDGLKLPITAEGVENEKVLDALRRMGKLKGQGYHYGRPEPADQVLARLERQDLLAKPTAGNVTEVDFGSRDDRRGNGTKAG